In Corynebacterium aquilae DSM 44791, the genomic stretch GAGCGGCGTGCTCGTCTGCTGGATACGGAGCAGGCGTGGGAAGAACTGAGTCAACGCTCGCCCCGTCGAGCTCAGGAGCTTCAAGCCTCCGTTGATCATGAGACGTTGGTGAAAGCTGCACGCGTCATCATGCTGTACCACCTCGATGAGGGGTGGAGTGAGCACCTGGGCATGCTTGACGATGTGCGTGAATCTATTCACCTGCGGGCTATTGCTCGAGAGACGCCGATCGACGAGTTCCACCGGATTGCGGTGTCGGAGTTTAAGCTACTGGCGCAACGCGCGGTCGATGATGCGGTCGAAACGTTTAATAGCGTCACCATTGATGCTGACGGCGCCCACATGGATGATCATGGGTTGCATCGGCCGTCGTCGACGTGGACCTATATGGTCAACGACAACCCGTTGAGTGGCAATGGGCAGAAGGCGTTGAAGAAGATTGCGAGTATGTTTGGTCGTCGCCGCGAAGACGACGAGGAGGAGAACTAGGCGAGCAAAGGGTGGATTGGCGGGGTTGGAAAGAGCTGTCACTTGCTTGAATTATTGGTTGAAGTTTCGACTTCAAGCTGAAGCTTTACCCCCGACCCCCACCGCGAAGACAAGTCTTTGCCCTTGATAGTGGTACTAAAGCGTCGCGACTTCGCGGGTTGGCGCTATGATAACCAAGTAATACGCAATAAGAAGTTCACTGAGGCGCGCGTGTGGTTCAGTTGTTCGTAGCGGGTTGCCCAACCCCCAAAAATGTTCGCCCAAGCGGGTGAGGGTGGGATCGGGGTTTCTCGCACGGCTGAACTGCCCATCGTGGCGTGATTAGACAGCTCGGGCTGGAGATCTCCCACGTGCATTCGGTGAACTGTTGCTGTGATTAACGTGAAGCACCCCAGCTTCAACGTCCGCATCCCGTGGGCACACTGACGTGTGCTTGCCGGAGGGGGACTTTGTTTCCGGAGTGCCCAATGTGAAAAGGAAGCGTAATGAGCGAAAACCAGAACCCCGCGCCGCAGATGGAGACCACTAGCGTCCTGCGTGCCGACCTGTTGAAGGAGATGGAGTCGGGCAACCAGGCGCCGGCTTCCACTGGGGCTGAGAATCTTCCAGAGGGTGCTGCGCTGCTGGTTGTTAAGCGTGGCCCGAACGCAGGTTCTCGCTTCCTGCTGGATCAGTCCACCACCACCGTGGGCCGTCACCCCGAGTCCGACATTTTCCTGGATGACGTGACCGTTTCGCGCCGTCACGCCGAGTTCCGTCTCAACGACGGTGAGTTCGAGGTGGTCGATGTGGGAAGCCTCAACGGCACCTACGTCAACCGTGAGCCTAAGGATGCTGAGACCCTGTCTACTGGTGACGAGGTTCAGATCGGTAAGTTCCGTCTGGTCTTTTTGGCCGGGCCGAAGGCTTAACGCCTTAGCGGTTCCCTCTTTTTCTTTCCGTCCACTGTGGTGCGGGAGGAGTTTCGGTGGCGCTGTGGCGGCACCGCAAACGACCTGGTTTGGCCAGTTGTGCTTGGAGCCTGGGTCGTGACTTTCGCTTTTCGCTCCATCTGGTTGCGAAAAAGGTGAGTGTCACTCGTTGCGATGCCTCGCTGGTTAACCCCACGAGGTTGTCGTAGCCGGAAAAACTTGTACCCCCAAAGTTTTTTTAAGTGTGGCGTAGGGGTTGATGACGTAATGGAAGGACAGCGAATATGGCAGCTGCAGCGCAGGGCGTAAATGCCCACGTTCAGCCGATCAAACGCCGTGAGAAAACGGTGTCGATCGGTAGCGCTTTGGAGACGATGAAACGAGAGTTTCCCGATCTCACCCTGTCTAAGATTCGCTTCCTGGAGTCCGAAGGCCTGCTGACTGTCAAGCGTTCGCCTTCTGGATACCGTCGCTTCGGTCAGGATGATTTGGCTCGTTTGCGTCGCGTGTTGTTGATGCAAAAAGAGCAGCACCTCCCGTTGAAGGTGATTCGCGAACGCTTGAATGCTGAAGACGATGCGGGGGTGACCCAGCTTCTGGGTGCGGGGGTCGAACCGCTCATCGATCCTGACAAGATGCGTCCGGTAGCTCCGGCGCTGCTGACTGACGTTGATGTCGCTCACGCGGCTAATGTCGACGTCGAGTTCGTTCGCGAAATGGCTGGCGTGGGGGTCGTTTCTTCCAACGCTTCGGGTTTCTTCAGCCAAGACGACGTCACCAATATTGTTACTGCAAAGCAGCTGACGGATCATGGTGTTGATGCCCGCATGCTGAAAACCTTGCGTCTGGCGGCGCAACGGCAGGCGGGCGTGATCTCCATGGTTGCGCACCCGCTTGCTCACGCCAAGGATGATTCCGCCAAGGAGCGCGCATTTGAATTCGCCACCGAGCTCAGCGCCATGGTTATTTCGCTGCATGCAGGAATGGTGAAAAAGGAACTGCGGGGCGAATTCGGATGAGTGAGGCCGATTCCGGCGCCAATGCCCCGGAAGAAGTGTTTTACGCCGGTGTGCATACGGCCGGACCGGAAAATTTTCCCTGCATCGTGCTGTTTAGTCAGACACGTCAAGTAATTTTCCCGGTGTGGGTGAGCCCGGAGGGTGCAGCCCAGGTGTTGGCGCATGAATCCGGCGGGGGCAATCGTCGACCTGACATGGTGGATGTGCTCAAAGATCTGGCTGAGCAAGTGGGGTGTGAGCCCCAAAACGTGCAGATCACTGACTATAACAAGGGCGTTGCATACGCCTATATCAGCCTCAGCCCAGATTATTTGGTCGATGCGCGACCCAGTGATGCGATTTCTTTCGCCCGCTTGGCTGATATTCCGATCTTGGTGACGCCTTCGTTGCTGAGCCAATATGGAATCCCGTTGGACACCTTTGCCGGTGATGTTCCTTTTGATATGTCCAATTGGATCGAGCCCGAGGATGTATACCCAGATTTGTCCGCTCGGCTTTCGGCAGTGGGGGATGAAGATGCTGATGCTTCTTTTGCTGAAATGATGAAAAATTTGGGTTTCGATGAGGATGATCTCATCGCCGAGATGTCCGATGAGCTGGGAGAAGATCCCCAGGGGGAGGATAGGAAGGACAGCTAGTTGCAGCTCACGCACCACCTGTTACGGGTGTGAATATTGGGGCTAGAGGTGACAATCGTTCCAATAAGGCTTAAGCTTCAACTTGAGGTTTAAGGTTTTGGGCGTGTCGCCCGCCTTAGCGTTGCCCGGCTCAGTAACCTAACCGGAGTAACGCAGCAGTAAAAATCCTATTCACAACCCGTGTAATTACAGCTAGGATTTTTCTCGATGCGCTTTCGCGCAACAACAAAAGGGAGAAAATACCGTGAGCACTGAACAGCCCGTACAGCAGTCTCTGTTCGACATCAGCGAACTTGCCGGCGGCGGTCCTGACGAAGAGGTCGGCTACCGCGTGCCGATTGCCTGCCAGGTCGCTGGCATCACCTACCGCCAGCTCGACTACTGGGCTCGCACAAAACTCGTGGTTCCCTCCATTCGCGGTGCGCGCGGATCCGGATCCCAGCGCCTGTACTCCTTCAAGGACATCCTTGTCCTCAAGATCGTCAAGGGACTGCTCGACACCGGCATCTCCCTGCAAAACATTCGCCAGGCCGTCGAAAGCCTACGCGATCGTGGCGTCCACGATTTGGCAACCATCACCTTGGTCTCTGACGGGAAAACCGTCTACGAGTGCCGCTCCAACGAAGAAGTCATTGACCTTCTCGGTGGCGGCCAAGGTGTGTTCGGCATTGCCGTCCCGGGTATTATGCGCGAGCTGACCGGCACCATTTCCGCGTTCCCCTCCGAGCGCATCGACGCCTCCGTCCAGGAACCGGTGCACGACGATCTGGCAGCACGACGCGCTGCCCGCAAAATTTCCTAAATCTCTTTCAACAGTCCGCGCTTAGATACGTCTGCGTACTGAGAGAAGCTAAAAGGGCCCGAACTTTTCACGTTCCTGAACGGCGAGACACACCACAGGTTTTTCTTCCTCCTGTTGTGCGTCTCGCCGTTGGCATATGTCCAGGATCTTTTTTGACGGCTGCGCGACATGAGACCTGAGTGCGGCGGGGCGCACGGATGCCCGCCGAGAAAGATGCGCCTCAGACTGTGTCGACGTTGCTTTCTCCCCGGCGTGCGGTGCGGCAGGAGCCGGGCTAGGTTCAGCCGACTGATTCTCCAAAGGGGAAATAGATGGGTACTGGCCATCCACCGTGGGGGTAGTCGCATGCTCCCGAGCTGAGGTACGGGGAGTGGAGTCCATCTCCCGCAATTGCTCAGGGGATTCAGTCGATTCAAAAGCGAGGTTATAGACCACATCAGCGCTCGGCAGAATGTCCTCGGTCACCAGATTGGGATCCTGAGGGATGTTTTCTCGCAGAAAATCCAACAGCGCCTTGGCCGCGCGCGATTGGCTTTCATCGACCGAGGCGGTAGCTGTCAGCGCAACAGCTCGAAACGGTACTGACACATCATCGAAAATTTCCGCAGTCACATGAGGCGGAACCACTGATTCGCCCATAGCCAATGGTGCATTGGCATCCTCCGGGCGTTTGGTGATGTCGACAGCATGATCGACCTTCTTGTCGGCTAGCGCGGTCGCAGCCATTGCACGAAGCATGGGCGGCTCATCGCTTTTAATGGTCGCCCGGGCTTCCGCCGCAGTCCACGACGCAAAACTATGGGGCTTCGCGGTAGCTAGCACAATCGATTCCCAAAAAGCCACGGGCCACTTGTCCTCGGCAGAGGAACTCGAACGCCCACTGGCGGAGAGGCGGTGCTCGACGTGGCGGGCAGGATCCGAGGTGATCATCACGGCTGCTTCCGGCAAGGTATCCACCATCGTGGCCGTCACACAGTGATCATCGACGATTGGGTTAGAAGCACTAAAGGCTCGTAACAGCTTTTCGACCACGTTTTCCCGCCCATCCGCATACACCGGAAGGGTCACATTGCCCTCAAAGCACTCTAGCGCTCGAGCATGTTCCTGTTGCGCCTCATCGCGCACCCCCATCCAGGCGCCCCCCGAAATAGCAAGCACGACAGCGATCAAAATGGCGACGATCGGCCACATCGCAATCCGAAATTGGTGGCGACCATTAGAATGCCGAGGCACTGACAGATCCCGCCTTTCCACGCTCCAAGAGCACCTTCGCCTGCGACGCGCGATGCCGTGTCTAACGAACCCAGTCTAGTTGACGGCCACCGCAGATGACACGATGTTGCGCTAAAGATTCAATAACGCATCTTTGGGTACACCCACCGGCACAGCACTAACGGCAACCGGGGAAGGCGTCTCGCACCGGAACTTGCTGCCATGGAATCTACCGGGAGACCCCCGGTGTTTGTGCGCCGACAGCACACATCGCGGTTGCGTCACGGGCAGAATTGATGATCTGAACCAGTCGTGCTCGTAGCTGCGAACCGCGTTCAGCGAACTGTCGCTGGCGCGCCACATACCTGGCCTTGCCTTCGGCGGTTTCGATTGGAACACAACTAAAACCTAAGTCGCGGCAATCGTAGGGCGAAGCCTCCATGTCCAGACAGCGCACGTCCCTGGCGAGTTCAAACGCATCCAACACAACATCGCCTGGGACCAGCGCCCCCAACTTCGTCGCCCACTTATACAGATCCATTGTGGCGTGCAAACAACCTCGCTGTTCACACACAGTCTGGGATTCGCGAGTCAGCAGTTGACTATTGTGACTGCGCGCCGCAGGAGTGAAAAACCGAAACGCATCGTAATGGGTACACCGGATGGCATGGCTATCGACCACCTGATCGGTTCCCGTTCCACCCAAGCGCAGTGGCAGCGCGTGGCGGGTTTCATCCGCCCGATACACCATTGCCCATTCGTGCAGCCCAAAACAATCGAAGTGTGCGGGATTGCTTTCGGTGCGCGCAAGAAGCTCAGCCATGAACTCCCAAGCTTGACCGCGCCGCTTCGTGGCAGCGGGAATGTTCACGCAGCGCAGACGACCGCCGGAAAAATGCGGGTCGTCGAAAACCACGTAGTCTTTTTCCGCATCCAGCGGAAAATCTGCCGGGACCGCGACACCGACACCTGGATGCCACTGGGCAAGCTTGCTCGGCGACAAAGAGTAGTACTCGAAAAGGAAATCCCACACGGGGTGTTTTACACCGCGGGCTCGCCTGGCCCGATGAGCTGCCGTGAGGCGCATCGCACGTAAGTGGTGCATGTGTGAGCGCCGCGCGGCCTCAGCGGCGGGTAAAACCTCCACCGAAGCGCCCCACGGGGTGGTGGCGGTGGGAAAAGAACTCGTGGTCGTGGTCATGCGCGGGCAGGGGATTGGTCGTCATCCTCGTGGGTCCAGTCCCTCACGGTACCCACGTATTCCTCAATGAGGTCTTCCAAGGTCACGATCCCCAAGAGAGTGCCCGCTGAACGGACTTGGGCGATGTGAACGCTGCGGCGACGCATGTCACGCATCGCCTCATCCAGCGACGCATCGCCGTCGATGGTGGTCAGGGTGCGGATCTCGGAGCGGGAGATGATCTGGTCGCTGGAATCACCTGGGGCGACCAGCCGGTCAAGGATGTCCTTAATGTGCACGTATCCGATGAAAGACCCCGAGCCACCGGTGACGGGGAAGCGGGAGTACCCGGTTTCCTCGACGGCGTGCTCGATGGCGGCCAGCGTCGGGCCCTTGGTGCCGAATTCGACGTTGCGAACCTGGGCTAGGGGGACGAGCACCTCCTTGACCTGTCGGTTTTCTTGACGCAGGGCCTTTTTCAGGCGGGCGTGTTCTTCGGCGTCGAGAAGCCCTTCGGAGCGGGATTCGGTGATCATTGAGGCCAGCTGTTTGGGGTTGACCGTGGAGTCGAGTTCGTCTTTTTGTTCAATGCCAAACATTTTGAGGGTGACTCCGGCCATCCAGTTCATAGCCACGATGATGGGCCGGGTGAAGCGAACGAAGATGACATGGGTGGGTACCAGCAGCATGGCCACGGATTCCGGTCCGGCCAAGGCAATGTTTTTGGGCACCATTTCGCCGGCGATGATGTGGAGGAATGTGACGATGCCGAGGGCAAGTGCGAACGCCACTGGGTGCAGCAGCGTGTCGGGCAGGCCTACGGCGTGTGCGGGGCCTTCGATGAGGTGGGCGATGGCAGGCTCGCCGACTTTACCGAGCAGAAGCGATGCGATGGTGATGCCGAATTGGGCGCCGGCCAGCATCATCGATAGATGTTCGGTTGCCTCCAACACGGTGCGAGCCCGGGTCTTTCCCTGGGCGATCAACGCGTCGAGTCGGTCCCTGCGGGATGAGATGAGGGCGAATTCGGCGCCGACGAAAAAGGCGTTGACGCCGAGCAACAAGATGGTCAAAACGATTGCTTCGAAGCCACCCATTTTTAACTACCTTCCTTCGGGTCGGGCAGTGGTGTCAAAAGGGCACGTTCGATGCGACGACCATCCATTTCGGTGACCTGCGCTTGCCAACGGTTGTGATAGCCGGAGGAGAAATTGTCCATCGCTTCGTGGTGGCTGGCAGGCAGGGTGACGGTGTCGCCAACGTCCGGGATCCGGCCGAGAGTGGCCATGATGACTCCGCCAAGTGTCTCGTAGGGTCCTTCGGGTGGGGTGTAGCCGACGCGTTCGGGCAGTTCGTCGATGCGCATGAGGCCCACGACTTCGAAGGAAGCGCCCATACGGCGAACTTCGCGTTCTTGGTCGGCGTCATCGTATTCGTCATAGACTGCGCCGAGAATTTCTTCGACGACATCTTCGATGGTGACGATGCCGGCGGTGCCGCCATATTCGTCCGCAACAAGCACCACCTGTGAGCCCGCGGAGCGGACTCGGTTGAGTACCGCGTCGCCATCGAGGGAGGCGGGAACGACCGGGACGGGGCGGGCGAGCCGCCGCAGTTGTACATGGGGCCGCTTGGGCGCTGGCACGGCGAAGGCATCTTTAACGTGCACCACGCCAACCGTTGCGTCCAGGTCACCTTCGACGACGGGGAAGCGGGAGTGCCCGGTTTCTAAAGCCATATTGAGTAGGTCCGCGACAGAGTCATCCACCCCGAGGTATTCGATGGTGGAGCGGGGCGTCATGAAGTCCTCGGCGGTGGCTTCACCGAATTTCAGGGAGCGGTCCAGCATTTCAGCTTGCGACTGCTCGATGCCGCCTTGCTTGGCGGAGTTGCGGACCAGCGCGACGAGTTCTTGGGCGCTGCGCGCCGAAGCGAGTTCTTCGGCGGGCTCCATGCCGAGTTTGCGGACCACCGCATTAGCGCAAGCATTTAAGGCTTTGATGGCCCAGCCGAAGACTTTGTTGAAGCCGCGCACGGGAAGCACGGTGATGCGGGCGACGCGCAGGGGGTCGGTGATCGCAAAGTTTTTCGGCACCAGCTCGCCATAGACCATCGACAGCATGGTGGCGACGATCAGGGCGAGTGCGAGGGCAAGTTTGGAGGAGAGCTCCGGGGAAAGATGGGCGAGTTCCAACAGGGGCTGGAAGTAGCGCGATAGCACCGGTTCTGCGAGGAAACCGGTGGCCAGGGTGGTCATCGTGATGCCGAGTTGGGCGCCGGATAGCTCGAAGGAGAGGTCGTTGTGGGCGCGCTGAATCGCAAGCGCGCGGGCATCGCCTTTGGCGTGGGCATGTTCGTCAATGGTGGAACGTTCCATGCCCGTCAGGGCGAATTCGATGGCGACGAATAGACCCGTCGCGGCGGTCAAAGCCACGAAGCCAACAAGGGCGACGATGGATAAAAGAATCTCCATAACGTTTCTAAATATTAGGGATAAAACGAGGATGTGCAGCTTCAGGCACGCCGATGACGTTTGGGATGATCATGTCGGCGTGCCTGAACAGCTACAACGAATGGCAGGCTAGAAGCGCCGGCGGCGCCGTGGCTTCGTCTGTCGCGGCCCACCGACCGCGGTGCCGTCAGCGCGCACCTTAGTGACCGCCGTGCGAGCTTTGCGACCTTGAGCGCCGGCAGCCGGTTTGTCTGCGCGGCTCTCGTGGGTGCTGTCACCGCGCCGTGCGTCTTTTGTACGGGAGCCGGACTTTTTATCCTCGTGGCGTGCACGATCGGCCCGGCCGCGCCCCCGCCCCCGTTCGCGACTATTGTCGCGTGAGGAGTCGTCTTGTGCGCCGCGTTCGCGACGCTGGGGGCGTCGGCGACCTCCAGAGGTATTCTTTGGCGAGCCGGTAGCGTTCGCCGGTGCGCCAAACGGGGCGAGGGGTTCACCCGAAGAAGCCTTGGCGCCAGTGATTTTGGCCAAGATCGGGGAATCTGGGGTGACATTGTGCTCAGCGGGGTTAATACCGGCGGCTCTACACAGTGCGGCAACATCCTTGCGCTGTTCTGGCAGCACGAGGGTCACCACGGTGCCTTGGGCACCGGCGCGGGCGGTGCGCCCGGCGCGGTGCACATAGGCTTTATGTTCCGCCGGGGGATCGATGTGAACCACCAGGTCGACGGCCGCGACATCAATGCCGCGGGCCGCAATGTCGGTGGCAACCAGCACGGGAACCGACCCATCGGAAAAGCCTTCCAAGGCGCGAGTTCGCGCGCCCTGTCCCTTATCGCCATGAAGGCCGGCAGCATTGATGCCGACTCGGCGCAGCTTTTTGACCTGCCTGTCAACGGCATGTTTGGTGCGCATGAACATGATCGTGGTGCCGGCGCGGGCAGCGATGCGTTCCACGACTGCGAAGCGGGCGGTTTTGTCCTCCACGTGCAGCAGGAAATGCTCCATACGATCCACCGTCGCCTGGGCGGGGGCGGTGGAAAAAGTCACTGGGTCGGTAAGGAATTCCTTAACCAGGGTGTTGATGTCGCCGTCGAGGGTGGCGGAAAACAGCAAGCGTTGGCCATCGGAGGGCATCGCCCGCAGCAGCTTGCGAACCTGCGGCAAAAATCCCATGTCGGCCATCTGGTCCGCTTCATCAACCGCGCAAATCTCGACCTCAGAGAAGTCAAGAATGCGCTGGTTGAGAAGGTCTTGGGCGCGACCCGGGGTAGCGACCAGCAGGTCGACGGGCGCCGCCAATGAGGTGATGTTGCGTTTAATGTTGACGCCACCAACCACCTCAAGCACCCGCAACCCCACGGAGGCTGCGGGATCTGCCAAACGTTGAGAAACCTGGGCCGCTAGTTCGCGGGTGGGAACTAGCACCACGGCGCGGGGGCGGCCCGGGCGGGACGATCCACCACTGGCCAGACGAGCCAGCATCGGCAAACCGAAAGTAAAAGTTTTGCCGCTACCCGTGGGCCCACGGCCGAGCACATCCTTGCATGCAAGCACCGCCGGGATGGCTTGGCTTTGAATGGGGAAAGGATGCTCGATGCCGATGGACGACAGATTCTGGCAGATGGGTAGTGGTAGACCTAAGTCCCGAAAAGTTTTCACCTAGGCTTCGACCTCAGTTCGATCGCCACTCCACAAGGTGTGGAAGTGGCCATCCTTGTCGGTGCGCTCGTAGGTGTGAGCACCGAAGAAGTCGCGCTGGCCCTGAATCAGGGCTGCGGGCAGGCGCTCAGCGCGCAGGGAGTCATAGTAGGACAGGGAAGAAGCGAACACCGGGATCGGCAGCCCGCGGGTGGTGGCCTCAACTACGATGCGACGCCAGGAGTCAATCAGCCCGGACATCTCATTGTTGAAGTACGGGTCGAGCAGCAAAGACTCGACTTCCGGGTTGTTGTTGTAGGCCTCAACGATGCGGTTGAGGAACTTGGCGCGGATGATGCAACCGCCACGCCAAATGGTGGCCAGGTCGCGGGGATCGACGTTCCAGCCGTGCTCCTGGGAGCCGGCCTTGATCTCGTCGAAGCCCTGGGCGTAAGCCACCAGCTTGGAGGCGTACAGGGCGCGACGCACATCCTCGATAAATGCAGCGCGATCTTTGACGCCTTCAGCGACGAGCTGACCAGCGGGAAGGTTAGCGATGGTGGCTGCACGCTGCGCGCGGGCGCCCGAGAGGGCGCGGGCGAACACGGCTTCGCCAATGCCGGTGGTGGGGATACCCAAATCGAGGGCGGCTTTCACCGTCCAGCGACCGGTGCCCTTTTGTCCTGCGGAATCCACGATGACGTCGATCAACGGCTTGCCGGTTTCGGCATCAACCTGGCTGAGCACCTCAGCGGTGATTTCCACCAGGTAGGAGTCGAGGTCACCGGAGTTCCACTCGCGGAACACCTCAGCGATCTCCTGCGGATCCATCCCAGCGGCGTAGCGCAGCAGGTGGTAGGCCTCGCCAATGACCTGCATGTCGGCGTACTCGATGCCGTTGTGCACCATCTTCACAAAGTGGCCAGCACCATTGGGGCCGATGTGGGTGCAGCAGGGAGTGCCGTCCACCTTGGCGGACACGCTCTCCAGCAGCGGACCCAAGGACTCATAAGACTCCTCAGGGCCACCCGGCATGATGGAGGGGCCGTTCAGGGCGCCCTCCTCGCCACCGGAAATACCGGCGCCGACGAAGTTCAAGCCACGCTCGGACATTTCAGCTTCGCGACGAATGGTGTCGGTGTAGAGGGAGTTGCCACCATCGATGATGATGTCGCCGGGCTCCATCGCGTCAGCGAGCTGCTCGATGACGGCGTCGGTGGGGCCACCGGCTTTCACCATGATCAGGGCGCGGCGGGGGCGCTCCAGGGAATTGACGAAAGACTCGATGCTGTCAGCGGGAATGAAGTCGCCCTCGGAGGCGAAATTTTCCATAAAGTGCTCGGTCTTGTCGTGGCTGCGGTTGTACACCGCAACGGTGTGGCCGTGGCGGGCGAAGTTCCGGGCGATATTCGAACCCATCACTGCCAAACCTACGACACCAATCTGTGCCAGTTTCTTCTGCTCAGTCATGGTTGCCAACTCTACCCGTTACACGCCCAAAGGCGATGTTTGGCCGTAAGCTGTCGGCCATGGACATCCAAAACCTCACCGCACACCCTGTTGGATTAGATGCACACCTCGGGGTTCGCTACCACAGCGTTAGCCCCACTGAACTCGTGGCATCAATGGTCGTCTCCGAGCATCACCTGCAACCAGCCGGACTGGTGCACGGCGGCGTGTATTGCGCCTTGGCGGAATCCGCCGGATCCGTGCTGGGCATGGCCGTGCTGCAAGCCCGCGGAGAAGAAGACGCCGACGCGATGGTTGTGGGCGTCAACAACAGCACAGACTTCCTGCACCCGGTCAAAAGTGGGGTCATCGACGTCGTAGCGACCGTCATCACCGCAGGTCGTCGCACTCAACTGCTCAATATCGAGATGCGAAACCGCGACCGGCTGGTAGCACGCACCACGCTGCGCACCATGGTGGTGCCCACCGTCGTCGACAAGGAACGCACCCAATAGCCCCAACCCTGCAATACGGCCAAGGGAGTCGGTGGATTTAGCTGCAGGCTAGCCGCGAGGCCCGAAAATCGCCTGGCCGATGCGCACACAGGTAGAGCCATGTGCGATAGCTAGTTCAAAGTCGCCGGACATGCCCATAGATAATTCGGAGAAGTCCAGGTTGGGAAACTGGGCAGCGAGCGCGTCGCGGGTGTCAGCAAGCAAAGAAAAACATGCGCCTACGCGCTTGGGATCTGGGCCGTTGACAGCCACCGTCATCAAGCCCCTGATCTTCAGGCGCGGAAATTGCTCCATCGCGGCAACGAATTCCGCCGCCTCAGCGGGGTGAATTCCGGACTTTTGGGGCTCGCCCGAGGTGTTGACCTGAATCAACACATCGAGCACCCGGTCGGCGCTTTCCAGCCGGCGTTGCAACGCGCCAGCTACCTTCACGCTGTCAAGCGCCTGAAATTCTGTAGCGTATTCCGCCACAATCTTGGCTTTATTGGTCTGCAATTGACCAATGTGCACCAGCTGTGCCCCCGCACAGGCGGAAGACAAGGCCTTCTCCTTGATTTCCTGGGGGCGGTTTTCGCCAAATTCATGCATGCCGGCTTG encodes the following:
- the gndA gene encoding NADP-dependent phosphogluconate dehydrogenase is translated as MTEQKKLAQIGVVGLAVMGSNIARNFARHGHTVAVYNRSHDKTEHFMENFASEGDFIPADSIESFVNSLERPRRALIMVKAGGPTDAVIEQLADAMEPGDIIIDGGNSLYTDTIRREAEMSERGLNFVGAGISGGEEGALNGPSIMPGGPEESYESLGPLLESVSAKVDGTPCCTHIGPNGAGHFVKMVHNGIEYADMQVIGEAYHLLRYAAGMDPQEIAEVFREWNSGDLDSYLVEITAEVLSQVDAETGKPLIDVIVDSAGQKGTGRWTVKAALDLGIPTTGIGEAVFARALSGARAQRAATIANLPAGQLVAEGVKDRAAFIEDVRRALYASKLVAYAQGFDEIKAGSQEHGWNVDPRDLATIWRGGCIIRAKFLNRIVEAYNNNPEVESLLLDPYFNNEMSGLIDSWRRIVVEATTRGLPIPVFASSLSYYDSLRAERLPAALIQGQRDFFGAHTYERTDKDGHFHTLWSGDRTEVEA
- a CDS encoding PaaI family thioesterase — its product is MDIQNLTAHPVGLDAHLGVRYHSVSPTELVASMVVSEHHLQPAGLVHGGVYCALAESAGSVLGMAVLQARGEEDADAMVVGVNNSTDFLHPVKSGVIDVVATVITAGRRTQLLNIEMRNRDRLVARTTLRTMVVPTVVDKERTQ
- a CDS encoding YggS family pyridoxal phosphate-dependent enzyme encodes the protein MNTTEPAENKSAASPSVEQLRTNHQAVLDAIATACKAAGRNADSVRLLPVSKTYPPEVLGRAMQAGMHEFGENRPQEIKEKALSSACAGAQLVHIGQLQTNKAKIVAEYATEFQALDSVKVAGALQRRLESADRVLDVLIQVNTSGEPQKSGIHPAEAAEFVAAMEQFPRLKIRGLMTVAVNGPDPKRVGACFSLLADTRDALAAQFPNLDFSELSMGMSGDFELAIAHGSTCVRIGQAIFGPRG